The following are from one region of the Anaeropeptidivorans aminofermentans genome:
- the asnS gene encoding asparagine--tRNA ligase: MYTEIKKLYRNTNDFLGSNVRVGGWIRTVRNNKNFGFIELNDGSFFNSVQIVFNNNLNNYNEVAKLNVGSSITVMGKVVESPGEKQAFEIHADEIIIEGHSTPDYPLQKKRHSLEYLRTMAHLRPRTNTFSAVFRIRSIASYAIHKYFNEKNFVYVHTPIITASDCEGAGEMFQVTTLNMNNLPKDKDGSIDYSEDFFGKMANLTVSGQLAVENFCMALRNVYTFGPTFRAENSNTSRHAAEFWMMEPELAFADLNDNMDSAEEMFKYVIQYCMENAPEEIEFFNKFIDTGLIDRLNNVLNSEFGRISYTEAIDILQNADHKFEYPVYWGADIQSEHERYLAEVVFKKPIFLTGYPKEIKAFYMRQNDDGKTVAAMDLLVPGIGEIIGGSQREERYDVLVNRMKELDLCEDDYWWYLELRKYGGVTHSGYGLGFERFIMYLTGMSNIRDVIPFPRTVGNAEF; encoded by the coding sequence ATGTACACGGAAATCAAAAAACTTTACAGAAACACAAATGATTTTTTAGGCAGCAATGTTCGTGTAGGCGGATGGATAAGAACAGTCCGCAATAATAAGAATTTTGGGTTTATTGAACTTAACGACGGTAGCTTTTTTAATAGCGTTCAAATCGTCTTTAATAATAATTTGAATAATTATAATGAAGTTGCAAAGCTTAATGTAGGCTCAAGCATTACCGTTATGGGAAAAGTAGTAGAAAGCCCCGGTGAAAAGCAGGCTTTTGAAATACATGCAGACGAAATCATTATCGAAGGCCATTCAACCCCGGATTATCCTTTGCAGAAGAAACGCCATTCTCTTGAATATCTGCGTACCATGGCCCACCTTCGCCCAAGGACAAATACATTCTCAGCGGTATTTAGAATCCGTTCCATCGCAAGCTACGCTATACACAAATATTTCAACGAAAAGAACTTCGTATACGTTCATACACCAATCATCACCGCAAGCGACTGTGAAGGCGCAGGAGAAATGTTTCAGGTAACGACTCTTAATATGAACAATTTACCAAAGGACAAAGACGGGAGCATAGACTATTCTGAAGATTTCTTTGGTAAAATGGCAAACCTTACAGTAAGTGGGCAGCTTGCAGTTGAAAACTTCTGCATGGCTTTAAGAAACGTTTATACCTTTGGCCCTACCTTTAGAGCTGAAAACTCCAATACATCACGCCATGCTGCGGAATTTTGGATGATGGAGCCGGAGCTTGCTTTTGCAGATTTAAACGACAACATGGACAGCGCCGAAGAAATGTTTAAATACGTTATTCAATACTGTATGGAAAATGCCCCTGAGGAAATTGAATTTTTCAATAAATTCATAGACACAGGCCTTATTGACAGGCTGAACAATGTTTTGAATTCTGAATTTGGCCGCATATCCTATACAGAAGCTATAGACATTCTTCAAAATGCAGACCATAAGTTTGAATACCCTGTTTACTGGGGCGCCGATATACAGTCCGAGCATGAAAGATACCTTGCAGAAGTGGTTTTCAAGAAGCCTATTTTCTTAACCGGCTATCCCAAAGAAATAAAGGCCTTTTATATGAGACAAAACGACGACGGAAAAACCGTTGCCGCTATGGACCTTTTAGTTCCCGGCATCGGCGAGATTATCGGCGGAAGCCAAAGGGAAGAAAGATACGACGTCCTTGTAAACAGAATGAAAGAGCTTGATCTTTGCGAAGATGACTACTGGTGGTATCTTGAGCTTCGTAAATACGGCGGTGTTACCCATTCAGGATACGGCCTTGGCTTTGAAAGATTCATTATGTATTTAACGGGAATGTCCAATATCCGTGACGTAATCCCCTTCCCTCGTACAGTAGGAAATGCTGAATTCTAA
- a CDS encoding YaiI/YqxD family protein — protein MKILVDADACPVKELIIKIAKENDLKVIMVIDNSHILESSYAEIKIVDRSRDSADFAIINILEKGDIVVSQDYGLASIALSKGCYAMNNNGYEYTAENIDKLLFERHLNKKTREAGLRHKGPSKRTADNNISFEKGFRVLINRLKK, from the coding sequence ATGAAAATACTTGTAGATGCCGATGCATGCCCCGTAAAGGAATTGATCATTAAAATAGCTAAAGAAAATGATTTAAAGGTGATAATGGTTATTGATAATTCACATATATTGGAAAGCTCCTATGCCGAAATAAAAATAGTAGACAGAAGCCGTGATTCAGCAGACTTCGCTATTATCAATATTCTTGAAAAAGGCGATATTGTCGTTAGTCAGGATTACGGCCTTGCGTCTATTGCGCTTAGCAAGGGCTGTTACGCCATGAATAATAACGGCTATGAATATACTGCCGAAAATATAGACAAGCTTTTATTTGAAAGGCATTTAAATAAAAAAACAAGAGAAGCCGGATTAAGGCATAAAGGCCCGTCAAAGAGAACGGCCGACAACAACATTTCCTTTGAAAAAGGCTTCAGGGTTTTAATCAATAGACTAAAAAAATAG
- a CDS encoding YhcN/YlaJ family sporulation lipoprotein, translated as MKKISVFLLSCIFLSGCTTSNENLATKADIRINNGNSQIYENNESYANGNSSYEMEKFDEKNQTIDNISDTISGEIESLDEVNEANVVIVGNSAIVGIELVKDIPESELVSLKITVETLVKSMVPEIENVAVTTAPDLMRRIQGFTTDNEENKNTTKEQKDITEELAPIL; from the coding sequence ATGAAAAAAATATCTGTTTTTTTATTATCTTGTATCTTTCTTTCCGGTTGCACAACGTCTAATGAAAACCTTGCAACCAAGGCGGATATCAGAATAAATAATGGTAATTCTCAAATATATGAAAATAATGAAAGCTATGCCAACGGAAACTCTTCCTACGAAATGGAAAAATTTGATGAAAAGAATCAAACCATAGATAATATTTCCGATACGATTTCAGGAGAAATAGAATCTTTGGATGAAGTCAATGAGGCTAACGTCGTCATCGTGGGAAACTCCGCAATAGTAGGGATAGAGCTTGTTAAAGATATACCTGAGAGCGAGCTTGTAAGCCTTAAAATTACCGTTGAAACTTTAGTAAAATCCATGGTTCCTGAAATAGAAAATGTAGCCGTTACCACCGCTCCCGACCTTATGAGAAGAATACAAGGGTTTACAACGGATAATGAAGAAAATAAAAATACAACTAAAGAGCAGAAGGATATAACGGAAGAGCTTGCTCCTATACTATAA
- a CDS encoding 3-deoxy-7-phosphoheptulonate synthase encodes MGFTKIRKIPSPEEILDMVPLTENLKKIKSARDAEIEKVVTQNSDKFILIVGPCSADEEDPVCEYVSRLAKVQEKVKNEIIIIPRIYTNKPRTNGEGYKGMLHQPDPQKEPDMVGGILSIRRMHVRAISESGLTAADEMLYPDNLPYCEDMLSYIAIGARSVENQQHRLTSSGISIPVGMKNPTSGDLTVMYNSINAAQVSHTFSYQNYEVKTEGNPLSHAIMRGYVNKHGENQPNYHYEDLLFASEMYEKKNLQNPMIIVDTNHANSNKKFFEQIRIAKEILYSRSYNQTIKKYVRGLMIESYIHEGNHSPDKRIPGKSITDPCLGWEDTERLIYYIAEHI; translated from the coding sequence ATGGGTTTTACAAAAATAAGAAAGATACCCTCTCCAGAAGAAATTCTGGATATGGTTCCGCTAACAGAAAATTTAAAGAAAATAAAAAGCGCCAGAGACGCTGAAATAGAAAAGGTAGTTACACAAAACTCTGATAAATTTATATTAATTGTGGGCCCCTGCTCTGCCGATGAGGAAGACCCCGTATGCGAATATGTATCAAGGCTCGCAAAAGTGCAGGAAAAGGTAAAAAATGAGATTATTATAATACCGAGAATCTATACAAATAAGCCAAGAACCAACGGCGAAGGCTATAAAGGCATGCTTCATCAGCCTGACCCTCAAAAGGAGCCTGATATGGTAGGCGGGATATTAAGCATTAGAAGAATGCATGTAAGAGCCATCTCGGAATCCGGCCTTACGGCTGCCGATGAAATGCTTTACCCTGATAATCTTCCTTACTGCGAGGATATGCTAAGCTACATAGCAATCGGGGCCCGTTCTGTAGAAAATCAGCAGCATCGCCTTACCTCAAGCGGAATCAGCATTCCTGTGGGAATGAAAAACCCTACCAGCGGCGATTTAACCGTAATGTATAATTCCATTAATGCCGCCCAGGTATCCCATACCTTCAGCTATCAGAATTACGAAGTCAAAACAGAAGGAAACCCTCTTTCCCATGCAATCATGAGAGGATATGTAAATAAACACGGAGAAAATCAGCCTAACTACCATTACGAAGACCTTCTTTTTGCTTCTGAAATGTATGAAAAAAAGAATCTTCAAAACCCTATGATAATCGTTGATACGAACCATGCAAATTCAAATAAAAAATTCTTTGAACAAATAAGAATTGCAAAAGAAATCCTTTATTCAAGGTCCTATAACCAGACTATAAAAAAATACGTAAGAGGGCTTATGATAGAAAGCTATATCCATGAAGGAAATCATTCTCCTGATAAGAGAATTCCCGGAAAGTCAATTACAGACCCATGCCTTGGCTGGGAAGATACGGAAAGACTTATTTATTATATAGCAGAGCATATTTAA
- a CDS encoding stage II sporulation protein M produces the protein MIYFRNRYIKANINRLFSKINREKKLVYIIIFCLIGGAVLGSLFAGRLDTANKNELISSFDSIIDGIRSPNLVKKDAFIKGLIKYGLSSIALWSMPLITRSPLPSAAVLLYKGASLGFTTSILVGEYGLLGIGYAMILYFPQNLILTFLYFIIAYYSLNIILYLKKRPIAENINIPLLLFGIVLAFIVSLTEAYIVPTLANILFF, from the coding sequence ATGATATATTTTAGAAATAGATATATTAAAGCAAATATAAATAGGCTTTTCTCAAAAATAAACAGAGAGAAAAAGCTTGTTTATATCATCATCTTTTGCCTTATCGGAGGAGCCGTTCTCGGCTCTTTATTTGCAGGAAGATTGGATACCGCCAATAAGAACGAACTTATAAGCTCTTTTGATTCTATTATCGACGGTATCAGGTCCCCTAATCTTGTTAAAAAAGATGCTTTTATAAAAGGCCTTATAAAATACGGGCTGTCTTCTATTGCCTTGTGGTCTATGCCTTTAATTACAAGGTCTCCTTTGCCTTCTGCTGCTGTGCTTTTGTATAAAGGAGCTTCTCTGGGCTTTACTACGTCTATTTTAGTGGGGGAATACGGCCTATTGGGCATAGGATATGCAATGATATTATACTTCCCTCAAAATCTAATTCTTACATTTCTATATTTTATCATCGCATATTACAGCTTAAACATCATCTTATATTTAAAAAAGAGGCCCATAGCAGAGAATATAAATATTCCCCTTCTCCTTTTCGGAATAGTTCTTGCTTTTATAGTATCTCTTACGGAGGCATATATCGTCCCCACCCTTGCAAATATATTATTTTTCTGA
- a CDS encoding NUDIX hydrolase, protein MKPYEIIKRERIYDGKIINLVKDTILLPNGKETKRELVEHNGAAVIIAEYENKLIFTRQHRHSAGDFTLELPAGKLEKGEDPKECALRELKEETGMTADNMAFLFKAYSSIGFSNEILYFYIAKGLTEGEQNPDEDEFIDIEKYSIEEAVEMIFNGKIIDSKTISGVLAYKELCGRKDL, encoded by the coding sequence ATGAAACCATATGAAATCATAAAAAGAGAAAGAATATATGACGGTAAAATTATAAATCTTGTAAAAGATACCATTTTACTGCCTAACGGAAAAGAAACCAAAAGAGAACTTGTAGAGCATAACGGTGCTGCCGTAATCATAGCAGAATATGAAAATAAGCTTATTTTCACAAGACAGCACAGGCATTCCGCAGGAGATTTCACTTTAGAACTTCCGGCAGGAAAGCTTGAAAAAGGCGAAGACCCTAAGGAGTGCGCCTTAAGAGAGCTTAAGGAAGAAACAGGCATGACGGCAGATAATATGGCGTTTTTATTTAAAGCTTATTCATCCATAGGCTTTTCAAACGAAATCTTATACTTCTATATTGCAAAAGGTCTTACAGAAGGCGAGCAAAATCCCGATGAAGATGAATTTATAGATATTGAGAAATATTCTATAGAAGAAGCAGTAGAAATGATATTTAACGGCAAAATCATAGATTCAAAAACTATCAGCGGCGTTTTGGCCTACAAGGAGCTCTGCGGCAGAAAAGACCTGTAG
- the ychF gene encoding redox-regulated ATPase YchF, whose product MKLGIVGLPNVGKSTLFNSLTMAGAESANYPFCTIDPNVGMVSVPDVRLMELDKIYNAEKITPAVIEFVDIAGLVKGASKGEGLGNQFLSHIREVDAIVHVVRCFEDENVVHVESKIDPIRDIETIDLELILADSETVEKRIAKTSKTVKNDKGLQQELDILNAIKEGLNEGKSVRNMDFAPEEKELINTFNLLTSKPVIYAANVSEDDLANDGQTNEFVKKVRDHAALEGSEVFVICAKIEAEISELDEDEKKMFLNDLGVKTGGLDKLINASYSLLGLISFLTAGPKEIRAWTITEGTKAPQAAGKIHTDFERGFIRAEIVNYDDLTSLGSYNLAKEKGLVRLEGKEYVVKDGDIILFRFNV is encoded by the coding sequence ATGAAGCTGGGAATTGTAGGGCTTCCTAATGTGGGTAAAAGTACGCTTTTTAATTCTTTGACAATGGCAGGGGCAGAATCTGCTAATTATCCATTTTGTACAATAGACCCTAATGTGGGAATGGTAAGTGTGCCTGATGTAAGGCTTATGGAACTTGATAAAATTTATAATGCGGAAAAAATTACCCCGGCAGTGATAGAATTTGTGGATATTGCAGGCCTTGTAAAAGGAGCAAGCAAGGGAGAAGGGCTTGGAAACCAGTTTTTATCCCATATACGTGAGGTAGATGCAATCGTTCATGTTGTACGCTGCTTTGAAGATGAAAATGTTGTACATGTAGAGTCTAAAATTGATCCTATCAGGGACATAGAAACAATTGATTTGGAGCTTATTCTCGCAGATTCTGAAACGGTTGAAAAAAGGATAGCCAAAACTTCAAAAACCGTGAAAAATGACAAAGGCCTTCAACAGGAGCTTGACATTTTAAATGCCATAAAGGAAGGCCTGAATGAAGGAAAGTCCGTAAGAAATATGGATTTTGCCCCTGAGGAGAAAGAGCTTATAAATACCTTTAATTTACTTACTTCAAAGCCGGTAATCTATGCAGCAAATGTAAGCGAAGATGATTTAGCAAATGACGGACAAACAAACGAATTTGTTAAAAAGGTGCGCGACCATGCTGCTTTGGAAGGCTCAGAGGTATTTGTAATATGTGCAAAAATAGAAGCTGAGATTTCTGAGCTTGATGAAGATGAAAAGAAAATGTTTTTAAATGATTTAGGGGTAAAAACCGGCGGCTTGGATAAGCTCATTAACGCAAGCTATAGTCTCCTCGGGCTTATTTCATTTTTAACGGCAGGTCCTAAGGAAATAAGAGCATGGACAATTACAGAGGGCACAAAGGCCCCTCAGGCGGCCGGAAAAATCCATACGGATTTTGAAAGAGGATTTATCAGGGCTGAAATTGTAAATTACGATGATTTAACGAGCCTTGGCTCTTATAATCTTGCAAAGGAAAAAGGTCTTGTACGATTAGAAGGAAAAGAATACGTCGTGAAAGACGGAGACATTATTCTTTTCAGATTCAATGTATAG